One segment of Castanea sativa cultivar Marrone di Chiusa Pesio chromosome 3, ASM4071231v1 DNA contains the following:
- the LOC142629004 gene encoding uncharacterized protein LOC142629004, producing MRKVMDKIRENMRRVNPIEDLVHRTDFPFIASINSYPLLSKFKMHSLDSYDGKCNPCDHIVTFKTIMHLQGVPDEIMCRAFPTTIKGPTLVWFSKIPQNTVASFKKLSKLFVNNFIGGQRHKHSSSNLLTIEQGDNKSLQSFITRFNREALTVDEMDDKLLLVAFYNGVNANLFIHKLYEQEPQTMAELVHLAQSL from the coding sequence ATGAGGAAGGTCATGGATAAGATAAGGGAGAATATGAGGAGAGTGAATCCTATAGAAGATCTAGTTCATCGAACTGATTTCCCTTTCATAGCTTCCATTAACAGTTATCCCTTGCTTTCCAAGTTCAAGATGCATTCCTTAGACTCCTATGATGGAAAGTGCAATCCATGTGACCACATTGTAACTTTCAAGACCATAatgcaccttcaaggagttCCTGATGAGATTATGTGTAGGGCCTTCCCAACCACTATTAAGGGGCCAACACTAGTatggttcagcaaaatacctCAGAATACAGTTGCTTCTTTTAAgaagttgagtaagttgttcgtcaacAACTTTATCGGAGGACAAAGGCATAAACACTCCTCGTCCAACCTGTTGACCATTGAGCAAGGGGACAATAAGAGTTTGCAATCTTTTATTACTCGTTTCAACAGGGAAGCCTTGACGGtagacgagatggatgacaaacTATTATTAGTAGCCTTCTACAATGGAGTTAATGCAAATTTATTCATTCACAAGCTTTATGAACAAGAACCACAAACCATGGCTGAACTCGTCCATTTAGCCCAAAGCTTATGA
- the LOC142629485 gene encoding uncharacterized protein LOC142629485 gives MKNNQTRPPILKYLILSLFLFLPFFLLLFSLKPKHHQNTTTDPTSKIQIHSSGDLKIRPGYASYESYIQRQLHKTLNPKLRQVWTTRDWDRKIQVFVQFFQDLKRKELLFNESKALSIGARVGQEVEALRRVGVSDSVGIDLVPYPPLVIKGDFHNQPFGNETFDFEFSNVFDHALYPDKFVGEIERTLKPNGVCVLHVALSRRSDKYSANDLYSVKPLVEMFKVSEVVHVRKVDGFGLDTEVVFRKKTVT, from the coding sequence atgaaaaacaaccaaaccaGACCACCAATACTCAAATActtgattctctctctttttctctttctccctttctttcttctcttattttctctcaaaCCCAAGcaccaccaaaacaccaccacaGACCCAacatccaaaatccaaattcaCAGCTCCGGAGACCTCAAAATCCGACCCGGATACGCCTCTTATGAATCGTACATACAACGCCAACTCCACAAGACCCTTAACCCAAAACTCAGGCAAGTATGGACAACAAGGGATTGGGACAGAAAAATCCAAGTCTTTGTTCAGTTCTTCCAAGATTTAAAGCGAAAAGAGCTTCTGTTCAATGAGTCCAAAGCTCTTTCTATTGGGGCCCGTGTCGGGCAAGAAGTGGAGGCTCTGAGACGAGTCGGCGTGTCCGACTCGGTTGGGATCGACTTGGTGCCGTATCCTCCGCTTGTGATCAAAGGTGACTTCCACAACCAGCCGTTTGGGAACGAAACCTTCGACTTCGAGTTCTCCAACGTGTTCGATCACGCGCTGTATCCGGACAAGTTCGTTGGAGAGATCGAACGGACGTTGAAGCCTAATGGGGTCTGCGTTTTACACGTGGCCCTGTCTAGACGGTCCGATAAGTACTCGGCTAACGATTTGTATAGCGTGAAGCCATTGGTGGAGATGTTCAAGGTCTCGGAGGTTGTTCACGTACGAAAAGTTGATGGTTTCGGATTGGATACTGAGGTTGTCTTCAGGAAAAAAACAGTGACCTAA